The window TAAAAGAGAAAAGGCCTCCTACAATTTGTCAAGCAGCAAAAGTACATCCCtccatttaatttgacagcagcaCAAAGTTTAACTGCTGCAGCCACATTTTTTTTGAAGAGAAGCTCTGTCAGCTCACACTTCCCTTGATCCATATTAACCCTGTTGGTAAGAGCTAGTGACAGCTCTTTCGTGGttttccagcccagcctgcagacATGACTAATAGCTGCCTGACGTTGACGTCATCAGGCTAAGGAGGCTGTGGTAGCGGAGCACAGTTTCCTGTTTAACCTTTAGTAAGCGTGAGTTCATTGAACTCTAGAAACTCTCTGCTTGCGCCTGGAGGGACGCCAGGAATTGTGTATACTCAGACGGGATCTTGTGATTGCTCACACAGCACAGCCCAAGCAGTGTACAAACACACCGTATCTCTCCACAAAGTCATCCTCCCTGTCAAGGATCCCTTCTATTATCATTGGGGCTATCACCAACAGCCGGGGAACAGAACGTGTAAAGCACAACTGAGGTGCTCGAAGTTTATTGGAAGATAGAGGCCTATAGGTACTTTGAAAATGTTAAGCACCATGTTCCATCATGGCAGAACTCACTACATGCTAGATGCTGCTGCATCCAGTAATCAGTGTAATTCGTGAAGAGGATAATAAAAGAtatgagaaaaagagaaaaggtcCTAAACCAGTCAACCAAGTCAAACCAAACCATACAGTAccaaaagcaaataaatgagCCCACTCGCTGTCTTATAGTGTACATACCCTCGGTCGAGTCTGGACATACAGTATGGGGTAGAAAGTGATCATTTATAagtcttccccaaaaccctctgttatctgatcattatttactatattttgaacagaccataACAGACCTTACAGCAGAAGTAAAGAAAACTACTGCTATGAAATTTCATCGACTAAAGTGATCACAATCTTTTAAACCATCCCTATGTACAGAGGAGAGCAGTCTCCTTTTTTTTACTCATGAACATGTAGATTTTTTTgttactgatgctgcagcttaactgctcctccactgaagaaggaggcagtgaataagaggaggttagctccatggcaTAGCTCAGATCCACAGCCCAAAGCAGAACAACTGAAAACTATGAATTTGATGAATCCTGCCTAGTCAGTCAGCATGGAAAAACACTTTGatatgttataaataaaaagcactttgaCTTTAGGAACTATTTTTCAAATACTATTAATCAGTCTTCCACCAACTGCTTTTCCCCCATAAACACAAAGTATGGAGttaacattaataaataaatcttaaTAATGGAATCGTAATAATTAAATCTGATTTGACATTTTACTGGGTCCCAAACTGTTCAGCCTCACGTCTCCTCTagtcaaacattttaaatttaattttttacGCAGATGACACTTATGATATAACATTTGTTGTAAACtgatgctatataaataaaactggatTGAACGGACAGTATATCAAACCTTTAGGGTGGAAATTTACCAAGAGCAGGTGCTTCCTCAAAACCGTCGACTGTAAACAAAACACTGTTTGCTTAACTGTTCCCTTACCTGTTACCTGTTAACTTTTAGTCTCATCttgttattatttttgtgtTAAAATAAGGGTGTTGGATTGCCAGGCATTGCCCATTGAGTGTGTACAAATCCAAATACAGGTGATGTCATCAGGTAATCAAACTGTGAAGATCAAGACAACAAGAACAAGGAAGTCTAGCGTTGATGATTTGATAAAAAGGAATGCTTTCACGGGTGGCACGGTGTGGAGCACTATCAATTCACAATGAGAGGGTTCAATTCCTGGCCGGACCGGgtgcttttctgtgtggagtttgcatggtCTCCCCATGTTCGCATGCGTTccctccgggttctccggctccctcccacagtccaaaaaacatgcattaggttgatttgtcattgtgtgtgtgaatggctgtttgtctatgtgttgccctgcgatggactggcgaccttgCCCATAGCCAGCCCTGCGACCCCATGTAAAGGATTAAGCAGTAGAAGATGGTTTGACCCCGCCCCCAAACCGTCCTCCACCCTGCACCTTCAACTGTAATTTTATCTCAAAAGCAGATTTGTCCAATTCTGGACAGACAGTCGCTGGTCTACGGCTAtttgcacaaaaaaacaaccgTCTTTCCATTTAGATCTGTGGTtttggtacagtacagttactTTTCACTGCACATTTTTCACCAGTATTCACACTTTGCTCCGTTGTCGCTGAGCTTTCACTCTGTCATCCTTCAGTCAAATCAGACAAGATGACTTACAAATTAACTCTTTATCTAATGGAATCATTCTATTAAATCGGCCTAAGACAAATCTCCTTCACATCCCCTGTGCGTGAAAAGCCACTTCACAGACTGCAGCTAAAGCCTCTCTGGCCACTagtatctactgtacagtatattacctAAATATATACTAAGTACCTACAAAAGAATGTGTATTGTAGGCAGGTTCTGACCCCTGAGCCCACCCCCACTCGCTCCCCCACCCTTCCATGTAGGTCAGGGCTCACCGCCGAAACCCTGTACAGCTCCAGTGTCTTCCACTCGCAAACACCCAGTGTAGCCAGGTCTGGTCACACTGTGCCTGGGTAGAAAGGACCTTGATGGAGCTTAACTGCGGTAGTCAATCAATTACACATAGAATCCTATTTAGATAATCCCATTATTCATCAGCACTGAAACACGGCAGTCACACAGTCAGTCTGCTACGGATCGCTGGGCTCTGTCTGCTCTTTACTGGCTTTCTTTGAAGTGCAACATTTAGTCTGTACTGTAGCTTGCACTGACTTTTATTGGGTCTACAAACAAGCCCAATACTTGAATGAGGATATTTCGTTTCTTCTTTTAGTTTTGTATGTTTACTTTAGatgtttaatgcatttaaattaGATTAGCTTTAACACTGACTTTTTAACCCAAACCAACTATAAATCCTGGTGTAAAATCCAGGGAAGCAACTGACTAAGACATTACAGCATTGGTCCAGTGTCTGGTCAGATGTATGCAACAACGTTTCAGTTCAAATTTCTACATCCATGTCTAAAGGTCAGTGCTACTTAAGTTCAAACACAGTACAGCATGTGATAGTTGCAACTgcttatttaaatgttattgtactcaataaataaataaaaataaaataaataaaataatacattatCTGATAAATATGTAGCATGCAAAATGACAATTTTGGATTTAATCATATACCATTACATTATTATGCACCTCTTGGCCTGGTCTCACATGTTCACCTACTGTAAAAGCCCTTCATCATTCATCGGTGAGTTCAGGTGAGGTGATGCTTTTACTCACTCATTCTCCAGCAGGGTCATGCACACCACTTCTTTGACCCCAGGGTTGTTCGCCTTGTCACATGAACAGCCGTCCAGGCTCCAGGTGGCCAGGCGCACCACGGACTTCCCGTCCCGCAGACCGGGTGGGGGCTCTACGTTCGGTCTTACAGAAATCATTTGGGTCGGTCCCCCAGGTGGGAGATCCAGGTCGTCGCTCCCGATGCTAAGTGATGTCGGACTGGGATGAGACTTGGTGCTGTTGGCCAAACCTCTGTTGGTGCTTGGAGACGGCGCCCGGGACCGCTCCACGAACACCTGGAAGCGGATCTTATCCAACAAGGAGCTGTTGATGTGGTTCACTCTCACCAGGTCCTCGATGCCTTTGAACGGGCCGTGCTCCTCGCGGTAGATCACGACGTTCTTGGCTATCTTCTCTGTGATGCCGCGGATGCTCATGAGTTGCGCAGCAGTGGCGGTGTTAATGTTGATCCCTGTGCAGGACTGGTGTTCCAGGTCTTTGCGCAGGGACGACGGTGAGTGCTGGGACGAACTGGTTCTACTGGACACGCATATTTCCAGTTTGATCGCCTCCAGTTTGGTGGCGCCGATCCCGCTCACCAAAGCCAAGTCCTCCACCTTTTTAAACCCACCGATACAGTCTCGGTACTCAACGATATTCTGTGCAACACTACGGTTGACTCCCGGTAAAGTCATGAGTTCCTCCTCGGTGGCTGTGTTGATGTTTAGCCGCTCCTGGTTCACCAGGATGTGTCCGAAGTTACACGCAGCGCTGAACTTGCGCTTTCCGCAGCTGAAGTCCGTAGGGTCTTTGGGGATGGAGCGGTGGCAGCCCAGGTTCCCACCCATGGTCCACGCAGGTCAACGGGGTTCGGAGTGCTAGAGTGAATGGACGCAGACAGGGATTAGGCTGAAATGAAACACCGGCAGAGAAGTGAGAGTCGCACAGATCTCAGATACAGTGTCGCTCAACCGAGGCTGCTGTTACACGCACAACATCGCAGTCGTGCTCAGACCTacatgctgctgcaggta is drawn from Betta splendens chromosome 11, fBetSpl5.4, whole genome shotgun sequence and contains these coding sequences:
- the eepd1 gene encoding endonuclease/exonuclease/phosphatase family domain-containing protein 1 isoform X1, whose protein sequence is MGGNLGCHRSIPKDPTDFSCGKRKFSAACNFGHILVNQERLNINTATEEELMTLPGVNRSVAQNIVEYRDCIGGFKKVEDLALVSGIGATKLEAIKLEICVSSRTSSSQHSPSSLRKDLEHQSCTGININTATAAQLMSIRGITEKIAKNVVIYREEHGPFKGIEDLVRVNHINSSLLDKIRFQVFVERSRAPSPSTNRGLANSTKSHPSPTSLSIGSDDLDLPPGGPTQMISVRPNVEPPPGLRDGKSVVRLATWSLDGCSCDKANNPGVKEVVCMTLLENDIKLLAVQDLLEREALDKFCMELNQGTLANVRKWKWPRGLWKSVVSEKPTGFSNKILCSQGVSYSGFLWDSSSGIDLRNTVLLESPAVDRNSTSSPLYLANFFVGSYKLTLVNIHIPATASPVPSNGNNHITGDAKCQHLSHSIQEMLKVEKDLVVLGDFGTSPQSSEWDMLRKEKLCALVLSNEFTNITTRSPQGTHCLDNIWVSRSLKKTFSGHCKIVRQGLTNPWIPDNWSWGGVASDHCPVVAEFYTDVFSKGLNKPGMAVVDRDDIIPKHER
- the eepd1 gene encoding endonuclease/exonuclease/phosphatase family domain-containing protein 1 isoform X2; amino-acid sequence: MGGNLGCHRSIPKDPTDFSCGKRKFSAACNFGHILVNQERLNINTATEEELMTLPGVNRSVAQNIVEYRDCIGGFKKVEDLALVSGIGATKLEAIKLEICVSSRTSSSQHSPSSLRKDLEHQSCTGININTATAAQLMSIRGITEKIAKNVVIYREEHGPFKGIEDLVRVNHINSSLLDKIRFQVFVERSRAPSPSTNRGLANSTKSHPSPTSLSIGSDDLDLPPGGPTQMISVRPNVEPPPGLRDGKSVVRLATWSLDGCSCDKANNPGVKEVVCMTLLENDIKLLAVQDLLEREALDKFCMELNQGTLANVRKWKWPRGLWKSVVSEKPTGFSNKGVSYSGFLWDSSSGIDLRNTVLLESPAVDRNSTSSPLYLANFFVGSYKLTLVNIHIPATASPVPSNGNNHITGDAKCQHLSHSIQEMLKVEKDLVVLGDFGTSPQSSEWDMLRKEKLCALVLSNEFTNITTRSPQGTHCLDNIWVSRSLKKTFSGHCKIVRQGLTNPWIPDNWSWGGVASDHCPVVAEFYTDVFSKGLNKPGMAVVDRDDIIPKHER